The nucleotide sequence CCGCTAATCTTCCCGACATAGCGTTCGATTTGTGGCGGCGTGCAATTGCAACTGCGGCGTGGATCACTGCGGTAACCGCATGGGCAAGGGTTTGCTGCGGCGATCAACATAAAGTCGGACGGAAATTGGCTGCTGGACAGCGCCCGGCTGATCGTCACGACGCCGTCTTCCAACGGTTGTCGCATGACTTCCAGCGTCTTGCGATTGAATTCCGGCAATTCGTCCAAAAACAAAATGCCGTTGTGCGCTTTGCTGATCTCGCCGGGTGCCGGTGGGCTTCCGCCGCCGACCAAACCGGCGTCGCTGATCGTATGGTGGGGACTTCGAAAAGGCCTTTTTGCAAGCAGCGGTTGGCCACTTGGAAGCTGGCCTAAAGCACTATAAATGCGTGTCGTTTCGATCGATTCCGCGGCGGTCAGTTGCGGCAAGATCGTCGGCATTCGCTTGGCCAACATTGTCTTTCCCGACCCCGGCGGACCGATCATCAACAGGTTGTGCGCGCCGGCGGCGGCCAGCGTCATCGCGCGTTTGGCCATTTCTTGGCCGCGGACGTCGGCGAAATCCAGATCGTAGACGCTGAATTCATCGAATAGCTCGTCCACGCGACTGGGCTGAGGTGCAATGTCGATCTCGCTCGCAAAAAATGCGACGGCCTGTGCCAAGCTGTCGACCGGAATCACTTCCAGGTCATCGACCACCGCCGCCTCCTCGGCGTTTTCGCGGGGCACGACCAAGCCGGTGATTCCACACTTGACTGCTTCGATCGCGATGGACAGGGCACCTTTGATCCGCCGAGTGTGACCTTCTAAAGCAAGTTCACCGACGATCGCGTACTGTTCCAAACGGTCGGGCGCCAGTTGACCGCTGCCGGAAAGCACCCCCAAAGCCACGGGCAAATCGAACGACGCGGCCTGTTTGGGCAGATCACCCGGTGCCAGATTGATCACGATTCGATCGTGCGGGCGGGTGAACCCGCTGTTGACGATCGCACGTTCAACACGGTGCGTCGATTCTTTCACCGCCGTGTCGGGCAGACCGACCAAGATCGTCTTGGGCATCGCGGCAGGCGAAATGTCGACTTCCACATCGACCGGTTTGGCCTCGATTCCCAACAGCGTCAAAGTCTTCAGTCGCGCCAGCATCGTCGCCCCAAACCCTCGAGTGCGTCACAAATGTCCAGTGCCAAGTTTGGCGATACCGGCTTGCCCGATCAACGGGTCAAGACGAAGGATTTCACTGGTTGCCCGCTTTTCGGTGCCACCCGGTCCCGGCCCACCGCCCTGACCACCCCAACCCTGTTTCGTACAAAGCCCCACTGATGAATTTGCTGTGGCTAGGCAAACCGACACCAGTTTCCCCGACGCCCACGATTGGCCTGCGATCACGAGTGTGTGTCGCTGTTGCTGTGTGGTCTGCCCTTTCGTTCGGGGCCTGCTTTCCACGGTCCGTGTCGAACGGTGATGACTACAGCCGACGGGTCGACGAACTGTACCGAAAGTGGCGGCAAGCAAAATCGGCATCATTCGGACAACCCAAAGATGCCTCTGACGCGAAGGTCTCTTGGGGATGGGTTGCCATCACAGACTATCGAAGCCTCGGCAGGCGTGCCGGGTCGTTCAAACAAGCCAGACAACCATCCTTGATCGTCACCGACCACCGACGTCATAGCGAAGCGGAACTTCGACATCGTATCGACCGAGCCTTGTTGCCGGCCAACGGTTTGCGGTCGCCTTATCGCAACATCGTGCCCGGCATCAATTACGGCGTACCGTCATCCCACCGTCACTTCATCCCAGGGATCAATTTTGGCGTTCCCACCACCGACCCGCGGGCACGACC is from Crateriforma conspicua and encodes:
- a CDS encoding YifB family Mg chelatase-like AAA ATPase, which produces MLARLKTLTLLGIEAKPVDVEVDISPAAMPKTILVGLPDTAVKESTHRVERAIVNSGFTRPHDRIVINLAPGDLPKQAASFDLPVALGVLSGSGQLAPDRLEQYAIVGELALEGHTRRIKGALSIAIEAVKCGITGLVVPRENAEEAAVVDDLEVIPVDSLAQAVAFFASEIDIAPQPSRVDELFDEFSVYDLDFADVRGQEMAKRAMTLAAAGAHNLLMIGPPGSGKTMLAKRMPTILPQLTAAESIETTRIYSALGQLPSGQPLLAKRPFRSPHHTISDAGLVGGGSPPAPGEISKAHNGILFLDELPEFNRKTLEVMRQPLEDGVVTISRALSSSQFPSDFMLIAAANPCPCGYRSDPRRSCNCTPPQIERYVGKISGPLLDRVDMHIEVPAVPFDELSSQSADGTSSQQMRQDVERARQVQAVRFDAKASRYNAQMTSPEVRKHCALTSACQTMLRSSVEEMGLSARAHDKILRVARTIADVDGSDCIREEHLAEAIGYRSLDRDFWV